ACCTTTTTAATCGTGCCCGGGAAACCCAACTTCCGCCTCTGTTGAGTTCGACCCATGATTGGCTGGTCGTCTTTGCCTGGCTGCTGGTGGCGATTTTTCTGTTTATCAATCTGATCGATGAAGAACTGTCAATCGGCCTGTTCCTGTTTCCCCTGGTCCTGGCGTTGGTGGTTTCGTCTTACTTTGTGGATGATGTGACCAATACCCTGGTGCAGCCAGCCATTCGCTCCTGGGCGCTGCTGCATGCTGCGCTGCTGGTACTGGGAGGGGTGGGGATTGCACTCTGTTTCGTTGTTAGCGCGATGTATCTGATCCAGCATCGCCGACTCAAGCAGAAACAGAATTTTTCGGAAGGATTCAATCTTCCCAGTCTGGCGAAATTAGCGCGTTTGAATCGCTGGGCGCTGATGATCTCGGCACCCCTGTTGACGATCGGAATGGGAATTGGAATTGGGCTGGGAGTCTATGTTCGCAAAGGGGCTCAAGCCATTTCGTTCGTTGATCCGGTGATTATCGTGTATGAAATTGTGTGGGCCGCCATGATGATCAGCGTCATTTTTATTCTTCGTAAGAAACAACCCAATCAAAAACATATCGCACAATTAACCATCTGGACAGGGGGACTGTTGCTGTTGACGGTGATCGGCATTCAAATTCTGACGAATGTGCGCATCCTGAATTTTGATTCCTGGCACTCTTTTTATTCTTCTCCGAACGAGGATACTCCGGGATCGACTGCAGAAAGGATCGTTTCGTGAATCTGCAGGTCGTTTACTGTAACCATCAGACAGCAGGTTTGGATATTCGCGAGAAGCTGGCTTTCTCGTCGAAAGAACAGCTGGATAACGCCTATTCTGTACTGAAGCAATCCTACCCTGATACCGAGATGGTCGTGATCTCGACCTGCAATCGGGTGGAGTTGTATACGGCGACGCAGGAATCAGAGGCGGGTCCGTCACATCAGGATCTGGCAAAATTCTTTTCCGAGTTTCATCAGGTCCCCGTCAGCGATTTTTTTGAAGACTTTCTGGAACGCACGGGGCCGGATGCAGTCCGACATCTGTTTCAGGTTGCTTCCAGTCTTGACAGTATGGTGTTAGGCGAACCGCAGATTGTGAATCAGGTCAAAGAGGCCTATCAACGTGCAACCGAGAACGAACTGTGTGGCCCCTTAACCCACGCGCTGTTTCAACAGGCGATCCGGGTTTCGGCCCGGGTGCGGACAGAAACACAACTTGCAGAAGGGCGGGTTTCGATTGCCAGTGTGGCAGTGGGCACGTTCGGCAAAGGGATTTTCGAACGCTTTGATGACAAAACCGTGTTGATCATCGGTGCCGGCGAAATGGCGGAAGAGACGCTGACCTACCTGAAAGACGAAGGGGTGAAGCAGATTAACGTCGTGAATCGCAGTCTGGAAAATGCAGAGAAGCTGGCGATGAAAGTCGGTGGTCAAGCCAAGCCTTATCAGGATCTGGAAGACTGTCTTGCAGAAGCCGATGTGATTGTCAGTACGACGGGTGCTTCTCAACCGATCGTCGATGTGGCCTGCTTCCAACGTGTTTTAAACAAGGCGGGGAACAAAACGTTTTTCATTCTCGATTTAGGAGCACCTCGCGATTTTGATCCTGCGGTCGGCAAGATCAGTGATAACATTTTTCTTTACGATATCGATGATCTGGAAGCGACCTGCGAGAAAAACCGTAAGGCGCGTCAAAAAGAAGTGGAAAAAGCACTCGCGATTATTGATGAAGAAACAGACCGATTCATGCACGGGGTTTATCATCGGGCAACCGGTCCGATCATCAAGCAGCTGCGGGAACAATGGCACGATGTGCGTGAGCAGGAAGTTGATAAACTGTTCAGCAAGCTTTCCCACCTGGACGAGAAAGATCAGGATTTGATCAAACGCTCGATCGAACAAATTGTGAATAAACTGCTGCATCCCCCTCTGGAAGTATTGAGGCAAGAGGCGCGGGAAGGAACGCCGCACGGACTCCTGGATGCACTCAAGCAGTTATTTCATATTCGAGATTAACGCTTACGCTTCTGCGTTTCTTTTGTTCTGAGATAGTACAGGCAGGTTTGCCAGTATCGCGGCTGTCAGGCTTAATAGGATATTGACACTATTAATGTACTTGGACGCCTGATGGTAGCTCCGAAACTCGGCAGGCCGCGGGCTTCCGGGAGGCGTGATCATGGATTCGAGTGGCGTATAAATCCAGAAGTAGTCGATCAGGCTGATGCCGAGCGCGAGCACGACCAGCCCCAGAATCAGATTGGCCCTGCGGCGAGGGATCAATTCTTTGGCACGGATTCCCAGACTGCCCAGAAATGCTCCCACCAATAAGACCCAGGCGATCGTATAATAAACGGGAAAGTGCAGCGTGATCAGCTGGTCTCGCACGAGAGAGTCAAAGGGCTGGAAGGTAACGTCCTGAACGCCAGTGATAACAAAGATCACCGCCGCTCCGACCCAGGCCGACAAACAGAAGCGAATTAAAACCAGGCTGGTAGACGACATAGTTCACTTTGAAGTTAAATAGGAATTTTGATCGTCATTCCGTAATGCGGAACGACCTGATGAAGCTGTTATCAGGGTAAACAATTTGGCAGAGGACATGAAACCAATTTGAACCGTTGAAAACAGGTTTTCGCAAAATAGCTGGTGGTTGTCCGTCAATTCGATAATAGTTTGACATCGCTCGTGACTTTGGTTCCTGTTAAACGTTAGGATTGTTAATAAATTCGGCCGATTTAGAAAAACCGGCTTGGGGGAAGATAGAGAATCGTCTGAGTGTCAGTTACGATAGATTTAGTCTGACTTATCAAAAGTTGTCATTCCAACCAGAATTCAGTCTGTATTGATACGGTGATCGAACATGAAACAAGCGAAACTTCTTGCATTAAAACAACATCTTTTGAGAAACAATGATTCGATTTCAGGAATTGCTGTCTCTGGAATCCGCTGGGGGTTTGTCGTACTGGCTTTGGGGATGTGTCTGCAGTTGACGCTGGCAGCCGACAAGCAGACGGCGGTGCCCAAGTCTCCTTTGTCTCCTGAAGAATCATTGAAGCAGACCGTGGTTCACCCCGACTTTGAAATGCAGGTGGTGGCGTCCGAGCCGAATGTGATTAACCCGGTGGCGGTGGCCTTTGATGAAACCGGAGTGCTCTGGGTTGTGGAAATGACGGATTACCCGCATGGACCTAAACCAGGCGAAGATCCGAAAAGCCGCATCAAATTATTACGCGATAAAGACCAGGATGGGTATTACGAGACCGCGACGGTCTTTGCCGACAAACTCTTATTTGCGACCGGAGTTCAACCCTGGAAAGGGGGACTGATTGTCACTCTGGCCGGCAAAGTGCAGTTTATGAAAGATACCAACGGCGATGACAAAGCCGATGTCGTGGAAACATGGTTCACGGGGTTCAAAGAAGAAAACTCACAATTGCGGGCCAACCATCCGACGTTGGGGCTTGATAATCACATTTATATTTCCAATGGACTGCGTGGCGGTTCTGTGATTGCCACGCATCCGGAATGGCAGAAAAAAGCGAAGCAGGTTCCGATCAACGGTCTTGATTTTCGCTTTCATCCCTTGTCAGGTAAATATGAATCGATTTCCGGAATTGGCCAGTTTGGTCTGACGTTTGACGATTATGGAAATCGGTTTGTCTGTTCGAACCGGAATCCGAATAAACATATCGTGTTGGAGAATCGATACCTCAAACGAAATCCGTATCTGGCTGTGAAGTCGGTCTATCATGATGTTTCTCCTGATGGCGAAGATTCCCGTGTGTACGCCATCAGCCGAACCTGGACAACTTCCACACTGCATGCGGGGCAGTTTACCGCCGCTTGCGGCGTGACCATTTACCGTGGAGATTTATTTCCCAAAGGATTTTATGGGAACAGTTTCACCTGTGAGCCGACCGCGAATCTGGTGCACCGTGATATCATGACTCCTATGGGAGCGACCTATGATTCAAAATATGGTCGTGACAAAGTGGAGTTCATCGCCAGCCGTGATGAATGGTTCCGGCCTGTGAATATGGCCAATGGTCCTGATGGGGCCTTGTACTTGTGTGACATGTATCGCGCGGTGATTGAGCATCCGCAGTTCATGCCGGCCGAATTAAAAGAACGCTCTGACTTGAATGACGGAATCGATCGGGGGCGGATTTATCGGATTGTTCCGAAGAATGCCAAGATCGATAAAAGCGTTTATATGTCTTTAAAAGATGCGACTCCGGAACAGTTGGTGACAGCCCTCGGTTCGAAGAACGCCTGGCAGCGGGAAACCGCCGCGCGTTTGATTTTCGAACAACAGGATGCATCGATTCAACCGCAGTTAGAACAACTGGTTTCCAATGGGAAATCAGCACAGGCACGAATCCAGGCCTTATGGGCATTAGAAGGATTAGGGAAATTGAGTGATGCGGTTCTGGAAACGGCCTTGAAGGATGCATCACAGCGCGTCAAAGAGCAGGCCGTTCGTTTGAGTGAGCCACTTTTGTCGAAAAATTCCAAGCTGAAAGAGCAGGTTCTGTCGCTGGTCGATTCGGCAGATGGGCGATTACGCTTCCAGTTGGCCATCAGTCTAGGCGAGGCGGGCGATGTCTCTTCGATGGTAGATCAACTGGCCCGTTTGATGCTGAAGGGGGCCAATGATTCCTGGACGCGTGCCGCCGTGCTTTCTTCTGCTCCCGATCAGACCGTGGCAATTTTCAAGTCGTTCCTCAAACAACTAAATGCAGCCGATGCCCAGGTATCAACTCACACAGGTGTGACTGACGCCGTCCGTGAAATGGCAGCGGTCATCGGTCCTCGACTCAAAGCAGACGAAATCGAAGAAACGCTCTCGTTGATTGCCGGGATGGACTCCGATCAGCAGCTTGGATTACAGATCGCCAGTTTTGAAGGACTGGGGAACAGTCTCAGACGGCGTGGGAAATCGATCGCTCAGTATCAGACCAAGTTGTCAGAAGCCGATCAGAAACAGTTGAAGGTATTCTATCAGAAGCTGGTTGATGCAGCTGCGAATCCGAAAACTCCGTTGGCTGAAAAGTTGAATGCGATTGGTGTGTTACAGTTTGTTGGTTTTGACATGAGTGGCAAAACGCTGCTTTCACTGATCCAGGGTGATGTCTCTCAAGAGGTGAAAATTGCCGCTATTGGCGCCATCAGTCCTTATTCTGATCCGCAGGTCGGTGTGGTGTTGATGGATGGATTTGCCACGCAGACGCCAGGAATGAGGCGGGCGATTCTGGATGCGATGCTGGCGAATCAGGACCGGACCAGCCTGTTGCTGGATGCCATTGAAAAGGGACAGATTAAAATTTCAGAACTGGGACCTGCCCGTTCGTCCCGTCTGCAACGGCACCGCAATCCGGAAATTAAGAAACGGGCCGCAAAACTTTTTGCTGCTGCGATACCGGCTGACCGTAAAAAAGTGCTGGCCGCGTACCAGGCTTCTCTGAAGCTCAAAGCCAATCCGCTGGACGGGAAGCAGGTGTTTGTCAAGAACTGTGTGACCTGTCATAAGATTGGGGATGTCGGTGTCAATGTGGCTCCGGATATTGGTGATTCCCGCACGAAAACACCCGAGTATCTGCTGACGAATATTCTGGATCCGAACCGGGCCATTGATGCGAATTTCTTCAGCTATACAATCGTCACAATTGATGGTGTGGTCCATACCGGGATCATTTCTTCTGACAGTGGTGCGTCGATTACGCTGACCCAGCCGGAAGGAAAAACGATTACGGTTCTGAAAGAGGAAATTGACGAAATGAAATCCAACGGAGTTTCATTAATGCCGGTCGGTCTGGAGAAGACGATCAATCCACAACAGATGGCCGATTTGATTTCGTTTATCAAGAACTGGCGTTATCTGAGCGGGCAGGTCCCCAAGGACATCGCCAAGCCACAGTAGTTTTACCGAGCGGCTATAAAATTAACATGGCATCACCATAGCTGTAGAAGCGATAGTTTGCTTCTACAGCTTTTTCGTAGGCTTCGCGGATGAATTCCGAGCCGGCGAGCGCGCTGACCAGAACCAGCAACGTTGATTTGGGTAAATGAAAATTGGTCAACAGACAGTCAACGGCCTGAAACTGATAGGGGGGATAGATGAAGATATCAGTCTCTCCCTGCCATGCCTGGAGCGGGCCTTGTTTTGCGACCGATTCTAAAGTTCGAACGCTGGTGGTTCCTACGGATACAATTCTGCCGCCTTGCGCACGTGTGGCGTTGAGTAGATCGGCTGATGCTTGTGGCAATTCACACCACTCGGAATGCATTTTGTGTTCTTCGAGTGTCTCAGCAGAGATTGGTTTGAATGTACCAATGCCGACGTGCAGAGTGACGTGAGCGATGCCCACTCCTTTTTGAGTGCAGCGTTCCAGGAGCTCGGGAGTGAAGTGCAGGCCGGCAGTCGGTGCTGCGACGGCCCCGGGCTGATTGGCATACACGGTTTGATAGCGTTCCCAATCCTCGTCCGTCGCCAGTTCCCGTCTCATATAAGGAGGCAAAGGCATCGTGCCGAAGTGTTCGAGTAGACGGTGATGGTCTTCTTCGGATTGAACGGTCACCGTCCAGTATCCTTCGTCGTCTTTCGATTCCATTATTAAGAAGAGCTGTTTCTGTTCGCTGCGTTGGTGCGCGGGCTGCAGTTCAATGATCTCGCCTGGCACCAGCTTGCCTCTGGTCTTGCTCATCAGTTTCCATTGTCCCGCTGCGTTTGAGCCGAGGTAGAGTCCTTCCCACTTGCCGCCCGTCGACTTGCGAACGCCGAATAAGCGGGCGGAGAGCACGCGTGTGTTGTTTAATACGAGGCAGTCTCCGGGATTCAGATACTGGGGGAGATCGGAAATGGAACTGTGGCTGATGGTGTGTGTCTTTCGGTCCAGCACCAGCAGACGCGATTGATCCCGCTGTTGTGTGGGTTCAGTCGCGATCAATTCGGGGGGCAGGTGGTAGTCAAATGCGTTTAAGTCAGTCATCGAACCGGTTTCTAAATCATTTCATTTTGCGAGAGTCTGGTTCGACCTGATCGAATCTTCTCTGGAAACAGCGGGAATTATCGGATTTTAACGGAGATTTTTATTTTCTCTTAGTATATTGCGCACAATTTCGAAATCTAAGCTTGTCGACCATTTCCGCCTTCGAACAATAGAATTCAGGTATGATGAATAATCCTGTTTTGTTTCTTGATTTCTCATAACTCTCAGAGGCCAGGCGCTTGTCTGACATTGAATTGCCCATTCCGATTGCGTTTTGTATAACCGGCTTGCAGCCTGGTGGGGCGGAACGTGCGCTGGTTCAGATCGTGAAGCGGTTGAATCGCGAAAAATGGGCACCCGTCGTCTACTCTCTGACAGGCACGGGGCCTCTTGTCGCTAATCTGCAGGCTGCGGGAGTTCCCACCGAAATCTTGCACACGCGTTCCGCCTGGGATGTGAGTATTATCTGGAAGTTGGCACGAAAGTTCAAAGAACAAAAACCGGTTTTACTGCAAACATTTTTATTTCATGCGAATTTTGCAGGGCGGATCGCCGCTCGTTGGTCAGGTGTGCCACATATTGTCTCTGGGATTCGTGTTTCCGAAAAACGAAAAAATGGACACTTGTTGCTGGACCGATTGACAAATCGACTGGTGGATTTCAATATCTGCGTCAGTCAATCGGTGGCGGAGTTTTCGATTCGGGCGGGAAAACTTCCTGAGTCGAAAGTGACCGTGATCCCCAATGGTGTCGACTTCGAACTGTTTGCGTCGGCTGAACCGCTGGATTTGAGTCCCTGGGGCATTCCCGCTGATGCCAAAGTGGTGTTGTTTGTGGGGCGGCTGGATCCACAGAAAGCTCCCGGTGATTTATTGACGGCGTTTGGCCGCTTTGCAGAACAGGCTCCTGACTTTCATTTGCTGTTTGTCGGCGAGGGGCCGTTGAAAACGGAATTGCAACAGAGTGCCAACCAGTTGTCCTGTGCAGAGCGTGTTCATTTTGCCGGCTGGCAGTCCCAGATTCCGCAATTGATGCGAGCCGCTGACTGTCTGGTGTTGCCTTCTTTGTGGGAAGGGATGCCGAACGTGGTTCTGGAAGCGATGGCTTCCGGTTTGCCTGTGATTTCGACGGAAGTGGATGGGGTTTCCGAATTGATCCAGCAGGGAGAGCAGGGGACTTTGGTGGCCCAGAGAAGCCCCGCTGAGATTCAGCAAGCATTGCAGGCTCTGGCTACCCAGCCCGCCTCGTTTCGCAAGATGGCGGAGAATGCGCAAGATACTGTGAAAAAAGAGTTTACATGGGACTCGATCGCACACAAATATGAACAGGTTTATGAGAGAATCCTGTCTTCACACGCCTGATTTTTAAGAAAATTGTGGCCCCTAAACAGGTCCGTCGCAACAAAATTTAAAAATCATCAAAGTCACAATTCCAATTGTGATAAGTATCTAGGTCAATTCGAGTTTGCCGATTTCAACTCCAGCTTTCAATCATGCTTGACGATTTGATTCTGGCTGGTAAATTCATCACTCTGTGGTGAATGGTGGTGATGAGTGGGGATCAATGGCACTAACGGGGACGTTCAACAAGATTCTGGATGGTAAACGGCGATTGGCGATTCCCAAACGGCTCAAGGAAGAGCTTGTGAACAAGGAATTTACCCAGATTTACATTGCACCTGGAACAGAATCATCTTTGTTGCTTTTTTCTGAGAAAGGATTTGAACAGCAGGCACAACGATTGAATGAGTATTCCAAGAACGGCCCGGAGGCAGCTCAGTATCTGCGTCTGTATTATTCGCGGGCAGAAAAAGTGGAAGTCGATTCTCAAGGGCGGATTTGTATTCCAGAACGTCTGGCGGATCTGGCCAGCCTGGAAGCAAAAGAAGAAGTGGTATTGATTGGAGTTCAAGACCATGCCGAGATCTGGAGTAGCACGCGTTGGAGTACCTATCTTAATAATCATGGTCCTCATTTTGATGAGATGGCTGCACAAGCCTTTGGCCAGATGCCCTGGTAATCGTTTGATGTGATGTGGAACATTTCATTGATGAAAACCAATTTGAAGACTGAGTAACGTAACGAAATCAAACAAAGTTATTGTTCAAGGAGGAAATACAGGAACTCTTCCGCTGGCTACCGGGCTTCGCGGATTGAAGGTGAAATGGATGTCACCTGTGTGTGCTCAGGACATTGGGTTGGGCCACCGGTCGTTCGTCTCCTGATACAAGTAGAATGGATGCTGCTTGAGACGGATGGCTTCAGGGTTCCCTCCTTGGACAGGAAACCGGGCCTGTTCGAGACAGGTTTTCTAATTCGCCTGCTTCTTGCGACAAGCAGGCCCTTGTTTCAATCGGTTTCTGAGAGGGAACTTAGGTCTCGCGATTTATGATTTTTAAAAATCTTTAACTGATCTTGCGAAAAAAACAGAATTTCCCTAAACTCCCCACGCTTGAGGATCAGGCCGATTCTTGTGTTTGCTTCTCAGGCAAGCAATCTCTCTGAGTAACACTTCAAAAGTCTCTACCCCTCCCCAAAAAATAATCAATTCCTATTTCTCCTGTTGGTGAAATGGAAATGGTCTGTATTGACGGTTTTCCAATCACTGATGGATCATTTTATATTTAGAATCGTTACCAATTGAATGTCAGGTATGTCCGGTGATCAGAAAAGGCCGATTCACTTACCGGTTTTATTACGAGAAGTGATCGAACAGCTGGATTTATCCCCTGGGCTGGTTGTCGTAGACGGCACCGTAGGCGCCGGCGGTCACAGCGAACATATCCTGCGGAGAATTGGAACAGAAGGAACTTTAATCGGTCTGGATCGTGATACGATGATGCTGGAGTTTGCCCGAGAAAAATTAGGAGTCGAGAGATTGCCAGAAGGGCAATGTCATCTCAGGCAGGCGAGTTACGCGGAACTTCCCACCGTTCTGGATGAATTAGGATTAACGTCCATTGATCGCGTTTTACTGGACCTGGGTTTGTCTTCTGATCAACTGGGAGACGACGAACGTGGATTTGGTTTTGAATCATCGGGCGAATTAGATTTGCGGTTTGATACCAGCACGGGAGTACCCGCCTGGGAACTGTTGCAAACACGATCGGAATCAGAGCTGTGTGAAATATTCGAAGTATATGGAGAAGAACGATTCAGCCAGCGGATTGCCAGTCAACTGGTTCAACAGCGAAAAACGGCGCCTGTCAAAACGGCGGCAGAGTTAATAAAAGTGGTTCAGCAGGCAATTCCAGCCAAGGCACTGGCGGCGGCCAGAAAAAATCCGGCCACACGTGTGTTTCAGGCACTTCGGATTGCAGCGAACCAGGAACTGGAACAACTGGAAACGATGTTGGAATCGGTTCTTCCTGAGGTCCTGAAGCCGGGAGGCAGAGCTGCGATTATCAGCTTTCACTCGCTGGAAGATCGAATGGTGAAGCAGGCATTTAAAGATCGAACTATCTGGAAAAACTTAACACCAAAGCCCATTGTGGCAACGCAGGCCGAGCAGCGGGTGAATCCACGTTGCCGAACTGCGAAGCTGCGGGTTGCGATGAAAACATAAGTATTTCGACTGAATGAAACAGGTAGGCAAACAGTTTTTTGTTTGTCTGGAAAATCAGAAAATTACGTTTAAATTGGAAATGGTTCAGAGCCATGACTGAAGAAAAAAAAGCAGAACAGGCGTCAGAAGAAGACTGGGGCGTTGAAAAACCCAAGTCAGGGATTGCCATTGAAACCAAAGTCGGGCTGTGCCTGATTTGTATCCTGCTCAGTGCCTTTGGGTTGGTTGTCTATCAGAAGATCAATCGACCGCAGGAAGACCTGGCGGTGAATAGCCCTGCGGGAGAGATGTCTGAGACTGAGAAGTCGACTGAGCCAGATCCGTTTGCGGAAGGGAAACCAGAAGCGGACACGACAACGGAAGGTCAGGTGGCAAGTCAGTCGAATGGCTTCGATAATTTTGGAAATGAATCTGGCGGCGAGAATTCCGGCTTTTCCACTCCCCAGGAAGAACAGGGGAATCCGTTCGCCGAGCCAAAACCAGAAGCGCAGGGGGTAGATCAATTTGCGCAGAATGCGTTTGATAACCAAAGTGAACCAGCGCAGCCTACTGAAATGGCTGCGAATCAGTCAGATACCGGATTTCAGCAGTTCGATCCTCCTGCCGCGGCCAGCAATGAGTTTGGAAATCCTGCTCAAAATGAATTTCAGAATAAAATGCCAAAGCAACCTGAGCGAGCGGCCTTTGATCAGGGGCAACAGGATCCTTTTGCAGGCGGAGACCAATTTGCACAACAGCCTGCCGATACAACTGCAGCCCAGGCTGTGCCACAACAGAACGACTTCAATATTGGTTCAGAATCTGAGTTTGCCCCTCCTACAGCCGGCGCTGAATCTGGTTTAATGGAACAGCCTGCAGGACAGGAATTTGCCCAGACACCAGCAGCGAACGCTTTTCAAGATGAGCCAGATCCTTTTGGTGGTGCCGCGGCACAGCAGGGACAGGCGATGCAGCAGCAACCACAGCAACCAGCGGAAAACGCATTCGATGAATTCGGTTCGTCTGAGAGTTTGAATGAAGGGCAGATGCAAAACACAGAAGAGTTTTCTGAAAAACCAGCGAAAGTGAATATTACGGAGATCTCCAGCCCCAGCGATGCCAATACGTTTGGAGACGCCGATTTCTCACAAAGCGAACCTCAAGAATCCGCAGCGCAACTTGAAAATGCCTTTGGGCAGGATACGCCGGCGATGGACAATCAGCAGTTTGAGCAGCCACAAGCTTCAGAATTCAGTGAACCGAATCCAGTCCAGAGCGAAGAACGTTTTGGGGATTTTCGTCCGGAAGAGTTTTCTGCTCAGCAGGCAGAAAGTGTGACAACCGTCAAGCGTCCTGCCGCTGCCATTGATTCTGGCACGTTTCGTGATTCAGAAATGACGGCGGAGCAGGTTCCTCAAGCCCAGGGGCTGTTTGATAGTCCCGCTCCTGTGAGAGAAGTCTCGACACAGAAATTTAATTCACAACAGCAAGATGTGTTCAATCAAGGGGCCGCAGTCGCTGTCGGTGGTGAGTATGTCGTCCAGAATGGAGAAAATTTCTGGACGATTTCCAAGAAGCTGTATGGCAGCGGGCGGTATTTTCAGTTGCTGGCCGAAATCAACCGCAGTCGTGTCAGCGACCCTCGAAAGATGAGACCTGGTTTGAAACTGATTGCTCCCGCTCGGGGGACGATTGATGCACAGTATCAGGCCCGCCATAAAGCAACCCAGACCACGGTCAGTGAATTTCCCGGACAAGGGGCAACTCGTAAGCCGAGTAAGCCAGCCGGGTTTTTTATCAGTCAGGATGGTCGTCCAATGTATCGCGTGGGAAGCAGTGATACTTTGACTGATATTTCACAGAAGCATCTGGGGCGTTCTTCCCGCTGGTATCAGATTTATCAGATCAATCGTCAGAGACTGCAAAATCCGAACAAGCTACAAATTGGAACTGAATTACAGCTGCCTTATGATGCGAGCCGAGTCAGCCTTGTTCCCGGAAAGTCATCCAGCCGATAGTGAGAACAGGCGTTTTTATTCGTCTTTTTTCATAAGGAACTAATCCGGCAGCGAATCTCAAGCTCTCTGACCCGCTGCCTGGGGAAGGCTGGGTTCGATGTTATTCCGATTCGGTAGCGCAATCATGCTGGCGGTTGCTGTTTCACTGGTTGGGATTGCGCTCGAGAAAGAAAGCCTGAAGCTGAAACGCCAGGTCAGTCGTCAACATTATCAGTTGGATGTGTTGATCAACGCGCATGCTAAGATGAAATTGGCCACACAACGGGCTGGT
This genomic interval from Gimesia alba contains the following:
- a CDS encoding cytochrome c biogenesis protein CcsA; this translates as MLSNVTVFCFMASYLVALGLELARFLRKKSGYLRPLIFLFSLAGLVAQTAYLFNRARETQLPPLLSSTHDWLVVFAWLLVAIFLFINLIDEELSIGLFLFPLVLALVVSSYFVDDVTNTLVQPAIRSWALLHAALLVLGGVGIALCFVVSAMYLIQHRRLKQKQNFSEGFNLPSLAKLARLNRWALMISAPLLTIGMGIGIGLGVYVRKGAQAISFVDPVIIVYEIVWAAMMISVIFILRKKQPNQKHIAQLTIWTGGLLLLTVIGIQILTNVRILNFDSWHSFYSSPNEDTPGSTAERIVS
- the hemA gene encoding glutamyl-tRNA reductase: MNLQVVYCNHQTAGLDIREKLAFSSKEQLDNAYSVLKQSYPDTEMVVISTCNRVELYTATQESEAGPSHQDLAKFFSEFHQVPVSDFFEDFLERTGPDAVRHLFQVASSLDSMVLGEPQIVNQVKEAYQRATENELCGPLTHALFQQAIRVSARVRTETQLAEGRVSIASVAVGTFGKGIFERFDDKTVLIIGAGEMAEETLTYLKDEGVKQINVVNRSLENAEKLAMKVGGQAKPYQDLEDCLAEADVIVSTTGASQPIVDVACFQRVLNKAGNKTFFILDLGAPRDFDPAVGKISDNIFLYDIDDLEATCEKNRKARQKEVEKALAIIDEETDRFMHGVYHRATGPIIKQLREQWHDVREQEVDKLFSKLSHLDEKDQDLIKRSIEQIVNKLLHPPLEVLRQEAREGTPHGLLDALKQLFHIRD
- the queA gene encoding tRNA preQ1(34) S-adenosylmethionine ribosyltransferase-isomerase QueA, which encodes MTDLNAFDYHLPPELIATEPTQQRDQSRLLVLDRKTHTISHSSISDLPQYLNPGDCLVLNNTRVLSARLFGVRKSTGGKWEGLYLGSNAAGQWKLMSKTRGKLVPGEIIELQPAHQRSEQKQLFLIMESKDDEGYWTVTVQSEEDHHRLLEHFGTMPLPPYMRRELATDEDWERYQTVYANQPGAVAAPTAGLHFTPELLERCTQKGVGIAHVTLHVGIGTFKPISAETLEEHKMHSEWCELPQASADLLNATRAQGGRIVSVGTTSVRTLESVAKQGPLQAWQGETDIFIYPPYQFQAVDCLLTNFHLPKSTLLVLVSALAGSEFIREAYEKAVEANYRFYSYGDAMLIL
- a CDS encoding division/cell wall cluster transcriptional repressor MraZ, yielding MALTGTFNKILDGKRRLAIPKRLKEELVNKEFTQIYIAPGTESSLLLFSEKGFEQQAQRLNEYSKNGPEAAQYLRLYYSRAEKVEVDSQGRICIPERLADLASLEAKEEVVLIGVQDHAEIWSSTRWSTYLNNHGPHFDEMAAQAFGQMPW
- a CDS encoding PVC-type heme-binding CxxCH protein, with the protein product MKQAKLLALKQHLLRNNDSISGIAVSGIRWGFVVLALGMCLQLTLAADKQTAVPKSPLSPEESLKQTVVHPDFEMQVVASEPNVINPVAVAFDETGVLWVVEMTDYPHGPKPGEDPKSRIKLLRDKDQDGYYETATVFADKLLFATGVQPWKGGLIVTLAGKVQFMKDTNGDDKADVVETWFTGFKEENSQLRANHPTLGLDNHIYISNGLRGGSVIATHPEWQKKAKQVPINGLDFRFHPLSGKYESISGIGQFGLTFDDYGNRFVCSNRNPNKHIVLENRYLKRNPYLAVKSVYHDVSPDGEDSRVYAISRTWTTSTLHAGQFTAACGVTIYRGDLFPKGFYGNSFTCEPTANLVHRDIMTPMGATYDSKYGRDKVEFIASRDEWFRPVNMANGPDGALYLCDMYRAVIEHPQFMPAELKERSDLNDGIDRGRIYRIVPKNAKIDKSVYMSLKDATPEQLVTALGSKNAWQRETAARLIFEQQDASIQPQLEQLVSNGKSAQARIQALWALEGLGKLSDAVLETALKDASQRVKEQAVRLSEPLLSKNSKLKEQVLSLVDSADGRLRFQLAISLGEAGDVSSMVDQLARLMLKGANDSWTRAAVLSSAPDQTVAIFKSFLKQLNAADAQVSTHTGVTDAVREMAAVIGPRLKADEIEETLSLIAGMDSDQQLGLQIASFEGLGNSLRRRGKSIAQYQTKLSEADQKQLKVFYQKLVDAAANPKTPLAEKLNAIGVLQFVGFDMSGKTLLSLIQGDVSQEVKIAAIGAISPYSDPQVGVVLMDGFATQTPGMRRAILDAMLANQDRTSLLLDAIEKGQIKISELGPARSSRLQRHRNPEIKKRAAKLFAAAIPADRKKVLAAYQASLKLKANPLDGKQVFVKNCVTCHKIGDVGVNVAPDIGDSRTKTPEYLLTNILDPNRAIDANFFSYTIVTIDGVVHTGIISSDSGASITLTQPEGKTITVLKEEIDEMKSNGVSLMPVGLEKTINPQQMADLISFIKNWRYLSGQVPKDIAKPQ
- a CDS encoding glycosyltransferase, translating into MSDIELPIPIAFCITGLQPGGAERALVQIVKRLNREKWAPVVYSLTGTGPLVANLQAAGVPTEILHTRSAWDVSIIWKLARKFKEQKPVLLQTFLFHANFAGRIAARWSGVPHIVSGIRVSEKRKNGHLLLDRLTNRLVDFNICVSQSVAEFSIRAGKLPESKVTVIPNGVDFELFASAEPLDLSPWGIPADAKVVLFVGRLDPQKAPGDLLTAFGRFAEQAPDFHLLFVGEGPLKTELQQSANQLSCAERVHFAGWQSQIPQLMRAADCLVLPSLWEGMPNVVLEAMASGLPVISTEVDGVSELIQQGEQGTLVAQRSPAEIQQALQALATQPASFRKMAENAQDTVKKEFTWDSIAHKYEQVYERILSSHA